Proteins encoded by one window of Arabidopsis thaliana chromosome 2, partial sequence:
- a CDS encoding F-box and associated interaction domains-containing protein (F-box and associated interaction domains-containing protein; CONTAINS InterPro DOMAIN/s: F-box domain, cyclin-like (InterPro:IPR001810), F-box domain, Skp2-like (InterPro:IPR022364), F-box associated domain, type 1 (InterPro:IPR006527), F-box associated interaction domain (InterPro:IPR017451); BEST Arabidopsis thaliana protein match is: F-box and associated interaction domains-containing protein (TAIR:AT3G22720.1); Has 1902 Blast hits to 1846 proteins in 52 species: Archae - 0; Bacteria - 2; Metazoa - 0; Fungi - 0; Plants - 1898; Viruses - 0; Other Eukaryotes - 2 (source: NCBI BLink).): MSDLPPDLVEDILSRVPATSLKRLRFTCKQWNSLFKNRRFTEKHFCKAPKQSHVLLWKDYTVCPMSINLNFSGSSIEFKSVLSLKDSHYNSEQVYIAKVFHCDGLLLCTTKDHRLLVWNPCLGETRWINFENDYKPYSRFSLGYKNNKSCRSYKILRFWTSYLTPNHIGLRYNIYEFTTDSWRVLIDKVSLNYFLIESENGVSFKGNTYWLALDEETNFLLGFDFTMERFKRLCLPSNKNCDTMVLSVVREEKLSVSHQNFCSSKMDIWMTNRIDSETAMSWKRYFSVEFKILSMCHSLPFCNSFLIDEEKKIVISTVRGNENMVNIIGAYNAYYAEVPVESTNWPCSPYFVSYVPSLVQIQQCKSKENNKTSLEM; encoded by the coding sequence ATGTCTGATCTTCCACCGGATTTGGTGGAAGACATACTCTCTAGGGTCCCAGCCACATCTCTGAAACGATTACGGTTTACTTGCAAACAATGGAACTCTTTATTCAAAAACCGAAGATTCACAGAGAAGCACTTTTGTAAAGCTCCAAAGCAGTCTCATGTTCTCTTATGGAAGGATTATACGGTTTGTCCAATGAGCATCAATCTCAACTTTTCTGGTTCGTCTATAGAGTTTAAGAGTGTACTTAGCCTAAAGGATTCACATTATAATTCAGAACAAGTCTATATAGCCAAAGTTTTTCACTGCGATGGTTTGTTGTTATGCACCACCAAGGATCATAGACTCTTAGTTTGGAATCCGTGTTTGGGGGAAACCAGGTGGATCAACTTTGAAAATGATTACAAGCCATATTCTAGGTTTTCTCTAGgatacaaaaataacaaatcatGCCGTAgctacaaaatcttgaggttTTGGACATCTTATTTGACACCAAACCATATTGGCCTAAGGTATAATATCTATGAGTTTACCACTGATTCATGGAGGGTTCTTATTGATAAAGTCTCTCTCAACTACTTTCTCATAGAATCAGAGAATGGTGTGTCTTTCAAAGGAAATACTTATTGGCTTGCTTtagatgaagaaacaaatttcttactcggttttgattttacaatgGAGAGATTTAAACGTTTGTGTCTTCCCTCAAATAAGAATTGTGATACGATGGTTCTATCGGttgttagagaagaaaaactcTCAGTATCACATCAGAACTTTTGTTCATCAAAGATGGATATTTGGATGACCAATAGAATTGATAGTGAAACCGCCATGTCCTGGAAGAGGTACTTTTCTGTGGAGTTTAAAATCCTTAGTATGTGTCATTCTTTACCGTTTTGCAATAGTTTTCTGATCgatgaggaaaagaaaattgtcATATCGACTGTAAGGGGTAATGAGAACATGGTAAACATTATTGGAGCGTACAATGCGTATTATGCAGAAGTCCCTGTGGAATCTACAAATTGGCCATGTAGTCCATATTTTGTCagttatgttccaagtttggtTCAAATCCAGCAATgtaaaagcaaagaaaataataaaactagtCTTGAAATGTAA
- a CDS encoding Putative membrane lipoprotein (Putative membrane lipoprotein; LOCATED IN: endomembrane system; BEST Arabidopsis thaliana protein match is: Putative membrane lipoprotein (TAIR:AT2G04034.1); Has 35333 Blast hits to 34131 proteins in 2444 species: Archae - 798; Bacteria - 22429; Metazoa - 974; Fungi - 991; Plants - 531; Viruses - 0; Other Eukaryotes - 9610 (source: NCBI BLink).), with the protein MTSRAKSLFIFFFLISCTFMLLETDASRNKLSSYIPLCGSNTYCGGLWCPKKGGKYSCISMSCDIQEDCPKLVRCKNSPGPYCMEGFCTC; encoded by the exons ATGACGTCAAGAGCAAAatcacttttcattttcttctttctcatttctt GTACTTTCATGTTGCTCGAGACCGATGCATCAAGAAATAAGCTTAGTAGCTATATTCCGTTGTGCGGATCGAACACTTATTGTGGTGGCCTATGGTGTCCTAAAAAAGGAGGAAAGTATTCATGTATCAGTATGAGTTGTGACATTCAGGAAGATTGTCCAAAACTTGTTCGTTGCAAAAACTCTCCAGGTCCTTATTGTATGGAAGGATTTTGCACTTGTTAA
- a CDS encoding Carbohydrate-binding X8 domain superfamily protein (Carbohydrate-binding X8 domain superfamily protein; FUNCTIONS IN: molecular_function unknown; INVOLVED IN: biological_process unknown; LOCATED IN: endomembrane system; CONTAINS InterPro DOMAIN/s: X8 (InterPro:IPR012946); BEST Arabidopsis thaliana protein match is: Carbohydrate-binding X8 domain superfamily protein (TAIR:AT5G35740.1); Has 1236 Blast hits to 1188 proteins in 34 species: Archae - 0; Bacteria - 0; Metazoa - 0; Fungi - 0; Plants - 1236; Viruses - 0; Other Eukaryotes - 0 (source: NCBI BLink).) has translation MGYLIFVAKAEFGQWCVADGQIPDNVIQAAVDWACQTGGADCSTIQPNQPCFLPNTVKDHASVVFNNYYQRYKRNGGSCNFNSTAFITQTDPSKQLYLNPFCYSYLSSLINQNLEPSVSDYLMI, from the coding sequence ATGGGGTATCTTATTTTTGTAGCGAAAGCGGAGTTCGGACAATGGTGTGTAGCCGATGGACAGATACCAGATAATGTGATACAAGCAGCCGTAGACTGGGCTTGTCAAACAGGTGGAGCAGACTGCAGTACGATTCAGCCTAACCAGCCTTGCTTCTTGCCCAACACTGTCAAGGACCATGCCTCTGTTGTCTTCAATAACTATTACCAGCGTTATAAGCGCAACGGCGGTTCCTGTAACTTCAACAGCACTGCATTTATCACACAAACCGACCCTAGTAAGCAACTTTATCTAAACCCTTTTTGTTACAGTTATTTAAGCTCTTTGATCAATCAAAATCTTGAACCATCTGTTTCTGATTATCTCATGATTTGA
- a CDS encoding scramblase-like protein (scramblase-related; FUNCTIONS IN: molecular_function unknown; INVOLVED IN: biological_process unknown; LOCATED IN: mitochondrion, plastid; EXPRESSED IN: 24 plant structures; EXPRESSED DURING: 15 growth stages; CONTAINS InterPro DOMAIN/s: Scramblase (InterPro:IPR005552); Has 427 Blast hits to 416 proteins in 142 species: Archae - 0; Bacteria - 29; Metazoa - 228; Fungi - 113; Plants - 38; Viruses - 0; Other Eukaryotes - 19 (source: NCBI BLink).): MIYLSRRSLSSLLRSGFNLRGDLTAAAVSCSSLFSDADGGIKKLHSRAGNAVLWRNSQLCSSQGSFFGRGGQVSGSVFRCFCSGSDTSPPSLDRKFLAQLWVADKKKLKAMEKRYKKASKHRNYTENDGFDVHFETVEPTVEQPPVSQSMSGLLKPKTSDEAKIATLLARSNLLVTRDIEWANLVLGFEQENRYIVVDVCYPEAPVGSIREQSNLLARQLLRTRRPFVASITDALGNELFRVRRPFWWLTSSIYAEIDGEEIGVVHRRWHLWRRIYDLYLGNNQFAVVENPGFWNWTFTVKDADGEVLAQIDRDWRGFGFEIFTDAGQYVIRFGKADAAAKTGPATLVEELEVKRPLTLSERAVVLTLAISLDNDYFSRHGGWGIPFMAVGE, from the exons ATGATCTACCTCTCTAGACGctcactctcttctcttctccgatCCGGTTTCAATCTCCGCGGCGATCTTACAGCAGCAGCTGTCTCTTgttcctctctcttctccgaCGCG GACGGTGGGATTAAGAAGTTACACTCGCGAGCTGGGAATGCAGTGTTATGGAGAAATAGTCAGCTATGTAGTTCTCAAGGAAGCTTTTTTGGACGAGGAGGACAAGTCTCAGGTTCTGTGTTTCGATGTTTCTGCAGTGGTAGTGATACTTCTCCTCCTAGCTTGGATCGGAAGTTTTTGGCTCAGCTATGGGTTGCAGATAAGAAAAAGCTAAAGGCTATGGAAAAGCGATATAAGAAAGCTTCTAAGCATAGGAACTACACTGAAAATGATGGATTTGATGTCCATTTTGAAACTGTTGAGCCTACAGTGGAGCAACCACCGGTTAGCCAGTCTATGTCTGGTCTTCTGAAGCCTAAAACTTCTGATGAG GCCAAAATTGCAACTCTGCTTGCACGATCGAATTTGCTGGTTACAAGAGATATTGAATGGGCAAATCTGGTTCTTGGTTTTGAACAG GAAAATCGCTATATTGTAGTAGATGTTTGCTATCCTGAGGCA CCTGTGGGGTCTATCCGAGAACAAAGCAATTTACTGGCGCGGCAG CTGCTTCGTACCCGGCGCCCATTTGTTGCTTCCATAACTGATGCTTTGGGTAATGAGCTTTTCCGG GTTCGTCGACCTTTCTGGTGGCTCACAAGTTCAATATATGCTGAAATTGATGGAGAG GAAATTGGTGTTGTTCATCGACGATGGCATCTATGGAGAAGAATTTATGATTTATACCTGGG GAACAACCAGTTTGCAGTGGTAGAAAATCCTGGGTTTTGGAATTGGACATTTACAGTGAAGGATGCTGATGGGGAAGTCTTAGCCCAAATAGATCGTGATTGGAGAGGTTTTGGCTTTgag ATATTCACAGATGCTGGGCAGTACGTGATCCGATTTGGAAAAGCTGATGCTGCAGCCAAGACCGGCCCTGCGACACTG GTAGAAGAGTTAGAAGTGAAACGGCCATTGACTTTGTCAGAAAGAGCTGTTGTCCTTACGCTTGCGATTTCACTAGATAATGATTACTTTTCAAGACATGGTGGCTG GGGAATCCCATTCATGGCGGTGGGTGAGTAG
- a CDS encoding Carbohydrate-binding X8 domain superfamily protein (Carbohydrate-binding X8 domain superfamily protein; FUNCTIONS IN: molecular_function unknown; INVOLVED IN: biological_process unknown; LOCATED IN: endomembrane system; CONTAINS InterPro DOMAIN/s: X8 (InterPro:IPR012946); BEST Arabidopsis thaliana protein match is: Carbohydrate-binding X8 domain superfamily protein (TAIR:AT5G35740.1); Has 1314 Blast hits to 1266 proteins in 34 species: Archae - 0; Bacteria - 0; Metazoa - 0; Fungi - 0; Plants - 1314; Viruses - 0; Other Eukaryotes - 0 (source: NCBI BLink).), which produces MGYLIFVAKAEFGQWCVADGQIPDNVIQAAVDWACQTGGADCSTIQPNQPCFLPNTVKDHASVVFNNYYQRYKRNGGSCNFNSTAFITQTDPSHDSCHFEYVPF; this is translated from the exons ATGGGGTATCTTATTTTTGTAGCGAAAGCGGAGTTCGGACAATGGTGTGTAGCCGATGGACAGATACCAGATAATGTGATACAAGCAGCCGTAGACTGGGCTTGTCAAACAGGTGGAGCAGACTGCAGTACGATTCAGCCTAACCAGCCTTGCTTCTTGCCCAACACTGTCAAGGACCATGCCTCTGTTGTCTTCAATAACTATTACCAGCGTTATAAGCGCAACGGCGGTTCCTGTAACTTCAACAGCACTGCATTTATCACACAAACCGACCCTA GTCACGATTCGTGCCATTTTGAGTATGTGCCATTTTGA
- a CDS encoding Haloacid dehalogenase-like hydrolase (HAD) superfamily protein (Haloacid dehalogenase-like hydrolase (HAD) superfamily protein; FUNCTIONS IN: phosphoprotein phosphatase activity; INVOLVED IN: biological_process unknown; LOCATED IN: nucleus; CONTAINS InterPro DOMAIN/s: FCP1-like phosphatase, phosphatase domain (InterPro:IPR011947), NLI interacting factor (InterPro:IPR004274); BEST Arabidopsis thaliana protein match is: Haloacid dehalogenase-like hydrolase (HAD) superfamily protein (TAIR:AT3G19595.1); Has 1341 Blast hits to 1336 proteins in 223 species: Archae - 0; Bacteria - 0; Metazoa - 373; Fungi - 220; Plants - 351; Viruses - 0; Other Eukaryotes - 397 (source: NCBI BLink).), translating to MLVTTSSSCCGHWYVFQGICIGCKSKVHKSQFRKFDYIFKGLQLSNEAVALTKSLTTKHSCLNEKKLHLVLDLDHTLLHSKLVSNLSQAERYLIQEASSRTREDLWKFRPIGHPIDRLIKLRPFVRDFLKEANEMFTMFVYTMGSRIYAKAILEMIDPKKLYFGNRVITKDESPRMKTLNLVLAEERGVVIVDDTRDIWPHHKNNLIQIRKYKYFRRSGLDSNSYSEKKTDEGENDGGLANVLKLLREVHRRFFIVEVEEVLESMDVRSLLKEGYRL from the coding sequence atgtTGGTAACCACTTCTAGTAGTTGTTGTGGTCACTGGTACGTTTTTCAAGGAATCTGCATCGGCTGCAAATCAAAAGTGCACAAAAGCCAATTCcgaaaatttgattatattttcaaaGGTTTACAGCTAAGCAACGAAGCTGTGGCATTAACCAAGTCCCTTACAACAAAACACTCTTGTCTCAACGAGAAGAAACTCCACCTTGTCCTTGACTTAGACCACACACTTCTGCACTCTAAACTAGTTTCAAATCTCTCCCAAGCAGAGAGGTATCTAATCCAAGAAGCGAGTTCAAGAACAAGGGAAGATCTATGGAAATTCAGACCCATAGGACATCCCATTGATCGCTTGATAAAGCTACGACCTTTTGTTCGTGACTTCTTGAAAGAAGCCAACGAGATGTTCACGATGTTTGTTTACACAATGGGTAGTCGCATATATGCTAAAGCCATCTTGGAGATGATTGATCCGAAGAAACTCTATTTTGGTAATAGAGTGATTACAAAAGACGAGAGTCCTCGTATGAAAACgcttaatttggttttggctGAGGAGCGTGGAGTGGTGATTGTTGATGATACGCGTGATATTTGGCCCCATCACAAGAATAACCTAATACAGATTCGCAAGTACAAGTATTTCAGACGCAGTGGCCTAGACTCAAATTCTTACTCTGAGAAGAAAACAGACGAGGGTGAAAATGACGGTGGATTGGCGAATGTTTTAAAACTACTCAGAGAAGTTCACCGTAGATTCTTCATAGTCGAGGTCGAGGAGGTGCTGGAGTCAATGGACGTCAGGTCGCTGCTAAAAGAAGGATATAGACTTTGA